A segment of the Candidatus Methylomirabilota bacterium genome:
GATCGAAGTTCAGGTACACGAAGGCCTGCTTGTAGGCGTAGATGCTGAAGACCTCGGTGGAGCGTGCCGGGCCGCCCTTGGTGATCGTCCACACGATGTCGAAGACGCGGAAGGCGTCGATCGTCCGAATGGTGATGCAGACCATCAAGACGGGTCGGAGGAGCGGCAGCGTGATGTTACGGAACACCTGCCAGGGGCCGGCGCCGTCGATCCGCGCCGCCTCGTGGGGCTCCACCGGCAGCGTCTGGAGCGCGGCCAGGATCAGGATGGTGAACCACGGCGTCCACAGCCAGATGTCGGTCCCGATGACGATGGCCAGGCTGGTCCACCGGCTCACCAGCCAGGCCACCGGCTCCACGCCGAGCGCCTCGAGGATCACGTTGGCGATGCCGAACTGATCGTTGAACATCCACGTGATCATGATCGCGGCGACGACGGGCGGCACCATCAGGGGCAGCAGAATGGCGGTGCGGACGAGCCGCTGGCCCCGGAAGCGCCGGTTGATCAGCGTGGCCAGCCCGAGCCCGGCCACGAGCCCGCCGCTCACGGAGGCCAGCATGAAGAGGAAGGTGTTGGGCAGGACGGTGCCGTAGAAGAGCGGGTCGGTCAGGATGCGGCGGTAGTTGGCGAGCCCGACGAAGGTCTTCTGGGGGTTGAAGAGGCTCCAGCTCCGGAAGCTGGCGTTGGCCCCGATCAGGATGGGCACGATCTGAAAGGCCACCAGGATCCCCAGGGCGGGGAGGATGAGCGCGAGCATGAACCGCTCGCGCTCCCCGAATCTCTCCCGCCGGCGGAGCGCTAGCGTAGTTGAGGTTGCCGGTTCAGCCGTCGTGTGA
Coding sequences within it:
- a CDS encoding sugar ABC transporter permease; the encoded protein is MLALILPALGILVAFQIVPILIGANASFRSWSLFNPQKTFVGLANYRRILTDPLFYGTVLPNTFLFMLASVSGGLVAGLGLATLINRRFRGQRLVRTAILLPLMVPPVVAAIMITWMFNDQFGIANVILEALGVEPVAWLVSRWTSLAIVIGTDIWLWTPWFTILILAALQTLPVEPHEAARIDGAGPWQVFRNITLPLLRPVLMVCITIRTIDAFRVFDIVWTITKGGPARSTEVFSIYAYKQAFVYLNFDLGAAASMIGAGIIMVVGGVLYKALSYVVEVSR